GACTTTCCAAAAGCGGATAACTCGCGAGTCCTCCGACCGTACAGCGCCAGCATGGCAGCTCTGCTTGAGCGAGGTTCATACAATCATGGACGAAGACCGTCAGGGCACAACATCGGCCATGAGAGTTTCCTTGCAAGGAACACGGGCAGCATAATGCATAACGTTATTGAAGTAGAGCCTATTGATGACAGGCGCCCCACACGCCTACCGGAGAACGTATTCAGCAAGGCGAACACGGATTCTAACAGCTTCTTCCAGCGTCGGTGCCGCGAGATAGGACTGATACCCCATCCTGCCCGGATGCCGTTGGATGTTGCCAAGTTCTTCATCACCTTTCTTACTGACGAGGACGACCTGGTCCTTGACCCGTTCGCCGGGAGCAACGTCACGGGGTTCTGTGCCGAGGCAACTGGTCGTCAATGGGTAGCCATTGAAGCTAACGCGTCGTACGGCCGGCAATCGCTGGTTCGCTTCGAAGATCCAAGCCTGATTGGGCTGGAGAGGAGTGAGACGAATGGGTGATGCAGAGAAGTTTGTTCAGGGTCTCGCCAAAACGGACATTCTGGGGTCTTCAGCTAAGAAGGAGAGGTTCACGGGAAGACCGTTCTACATCGACTATGACAAGGCATATTTGCTAGTTGCCGACGCCTGGAAGATGAAGGTGGGAGGCATACCTCAGGGTGCTTTCTTGTTGGCTTTCTACGAGAATGAGGAGAAGGTGCGCGAGGCGTTGCTCTTGCGGGCCCTGAGGCCAGCCAAGCTGCCGACTGACGACGACATCATCAGTTCGATGGTCGAGTACTACAAAGATAGCGTCAAGACAGCTGGCAAAGAGAGCCAACTCGACGATTTCACAAGATATGAGTTCGGATTCTCAGGGCTCGAATGTCGCGTCCTTGGCACCTTCTACACCGATAAGAATGGGGACTTGGCCTTCGGTGCCGACGTTGAGAACTTCTACAGCGCGCATAACTACAGCGTCTACAAGCCTGATTGCCAGGTACTAGAAGCGATCGCCAACCTGAGAGACTGCGGGGCAGTACCTGGTGGCCCCATCGATGTGAAGGTGGGGTCTGTGCGCTATAGCTCGAGTCGGCGCTTTCAGGAGCAGGCCGATGACGTACCCGTCTACATCAGCCCGATAGACTTCCTCGGAAAGCGCACAGCGTTGTTCGGCATGACTCGAACAGGCAAGTCAAACACTGTCAAGAAGATCATTCAGGCTACCGCTGACATCGGGGCAAAGGCGACTGGCGACGTCCTTCATCCCAAAGGCGGAGAGGCCAGTTCGGAATCCTTCACCGAGTCTGGCATACCCAGGTACCG
This DNA window, taken from Chloroflexota bacterium, encodes the following:
- a CDS encoding site-specific DNA-methyltransferase; translation: MHATRLGRYYVGQCEHILAGRAGRRLKGRVQLLLTSPPFPLNNQKMYGNLNGERYLTWFTGLASLFSELLRDDGSMVIELGNAWEPGRPVQSLLPLQCLLGLATKAGGGLRLCQEFVCYNPARLPTPAEWVTVNRIRVTDSFTHIWWLSKSDFPKADNSRVLRPYSASMAALLERGSYNHGRRPSGHNIGHESFLARNTGSIMHNVIEVEPIDDRRPTRLPENVFSKANTDSNSFFQRRCREIGLIPHPARMPLDVAKFFITFLTDEDDLVLDPFAGSNVTGFCAEATGRQWVAIEANASYGRQSLVRFEDPSLIGLERSETNG